The following are encoded in a window of Hippoglossus hippoglossus isolate fHipHip1 chromosome 23, fHipHip1.pri, whole genome shotgun sequence genomic DNA:
- the hcls1 gene encoding hematopoietic lineage cell-specific protein isoform X1, with translation MWKSVVGHDVKAQVAAEADDWETDPDFENDISEQEQRWGAKTIEGSGRQEHISVAELRSKVATEHEQGKKREHTPKASYGYGGKFGVEKDRMDKGAMGHDYVAKVKQHSSQTDAAQGFGGKFGVQKDRVDESAMGFEYKGEVQQHASQRDHSKGFGGKYGVEKDKVDKAALGYDYKSQTEKHQSQKDYAKGFGGKYGVETEKVDKVALGYDYKGETEKHQSQRDYSKGFGGKFGVEKDKVDKAALGYDYKGATEKHQSQKDYSAGFGGRYGVQADRQDKSAVGFSDIEAPSSAYEKTQPLEASSSGAGKLKARFENMAKASDEENRKKVDEERVRRQAREKREREEAKRRQQEQSSKEEERSPPPVPCVAPEYEMPAEIHHYMPEIQERPEPELEPEPEYEPEPEPEYEPEPEPEPEPEYESEPEDEPEYEEPPDLPPRSEDFLELEAPPLPDRSAEVEEDDGDYDAIAERPPPLPPVETDDNEYEDLTCGQKAIAIYDYQGEADDEISFNPDDVINNIEMIDEGWWKGECHGRTGLFPATYVQLM, from the exons ATGTGGAAGTCGGTCGTGGGCCACGACGTGAAGGCGCAGGTGGCTGCAGAGGCCGATGACTGGGAGACGGACCCTGACTTCGAG aaTGACATATCCGAGCAGGAGCAGCGCTGGGGAGCCAAGACCATCGAGGGCTCTGGACGTCAAGAACACATCAG cgtTGCGGAGCTCAGAAGCAAAGTGGCTACGGAGCACGAGcaggggaagaagagagaacACACTCCTAAAGCATCGTACGGATACGGAGGGAAGTTTGGCGTGGAGAAGGACCGAATGGACAAG GGGGCTATGGGTCACGACTACGTGGCCAAGGTCAAGCAGCACTCCTCCCAGACAGATGCGGCTCAAGGGTTTGGCGGGAAATTTGGCGTTCAGAAGGAccgtgttgatgag tcTGCCATGGGCTTTGAATACAAAGGGGAAGTGCAGCAACATGCGTCTCAGAGAG ATCATTCGAAGGGATTTGGAGGAAAGTACGGCGTGGAGAAGGACAAAGTGGACAAGGCCGCGCTGGGGTACGACTATAAAAGCCAGACGGAGAAGCACCAGTCGCAAAAAG ACTACGCGAAGGGATTTGGAGGAAAATACGGCGTGGAGACGGAGAAGGTGGACAAAGTGGCTTTGGGGTACGACTATAAAGGAGAAACTGAGAAGCATCAGTCACAAAGAG ATTATTCAAAGGGCTTTGGGGGGAAGTTCGGCGTGGAGAAGGACAAAGTAGATAAAGCAGCTTTGGGCTACGACTACAAAGGGGCGACGGAGAAACATCAGTCACAAAAAG ATTACTCAGCAGGTTTCGGGGGTCGATATGGAGTACAGGCCGATCGCCAAGATAAG AGCGCTGTCGGCTTCTCAGATATTGAAGCACCGTCCTCTGcttatgaaaagacacaaccCCTGGAGGCCT cgTCGTCAGGCGCAGGGAAGCTGAAGGCTCGTTTTGAGAACATGGCCAAAGCTTCAGACGAGGAGAACCGGAAGAAAGTTGATGAAGAGCGAGTGAGGAGACAggccagagagaagagggagcgagaggaggcCAAACGTAGACAGCAG GAGCAGAGCAGCAAAGAGGAGGAACGTTCTCCACCTCCTGTTCCATGTGTGGCTCCAGAGTACGAGATGCCAGCGGAAATACACCATTACATGCCAGAGATACAAGAAAGACCAGAACCAGAGCTTGAACCTGAACCAGAATATGAGCCTGAGCCTGAACCAGAATATGAGCCTGAGCCAGAGCCTGAGCCTGAACCAGAATATGAGTCAGAGCCTG AGGATGAACCAGAGTACGAGGAGCCTCCAGATTTGCCTCCACGCTCAGAAGATTTCCTCGAACTTGAGGCCCCACCGCTTCCTGACAGGTcggcagaggtggaggaagatgaCGGGGATTATGATGCAATTGCTGaacggcctcctcctcttcctcctgtggaGACAG ATGACAATGAGTATGAAGACCTGACATGTGGACAGAAGGCAATAGCCATTTACGACTATCAGGGAG AGGCGGACGATGAGATCTCCTTCAACCCAGACGACGTGATCAACAACATAGAGATGATCGACGAAGGCTGGTGGAAGGGAGAGTGTCACGGACGCACCGGTCTGTTCCCAGCTACTTATGTTCAGCTCATGTAG
- the hcls1 gene encoding hematopoietic lineage cell-specific protein isoform X2 — translation MWKSVVGHDVKAQVAAEADDWETDPDFENDISEQEQRWGAKTIEGSGRQEHISVAELRSKVATEHEQGKKREHTPKASYGYGGKFGVEKDRMDKGAMGHDYVAKVKQHSSQTDAAQGFGGKFGVQKDRVDESAMGFEYKGEVQQHASQRDHSKGFGGKYGVEKDKVDKAALGYDYKSQTEKHQSQKDYSKGFGGKFGVEKDKVDKAALGYDYKGATEKHQSQKDYSAGFGGRYGVQADRQDKSAVGFSDIEAPSSAYEKTQPLEASSSGAGKLKARFENMAKASDEENRKKVDEERVRRQAREKREREEAKRRQQEQSSKEEERSPPPVPCVAPEYEMPAEIHHYMPEIQERPEPELEPEPEYEPEPEPEYEPEPEPEPEPEYESEPEDEPEYEEPPDLPPRSEDFLELEAPPLPDRSAEVEEDDGDYDAIAERPPPLPPVETDDNEYEDLTCGQKAIAIYDYQGEADDEISFNPDDVINNIEMIDEGWWKGECHGRTGLFPATYVQLM, via the exons ATGTGGAAGTCGGTCGTGGGCCACGACGTGAAGGCGCAGGTGGCTGCAGAGGCCGATGACTGGGAGACGGACCCTGACTTCGAG aaTGACATATCCGAGCAGGAGCAGCGCTGGGGAGCCAAGACCATCGAGGGCTCTGGACGTCAAGAACACATCAG cgtTGCGGAGCTCAGAAGCAAAGTGGCTACGGAGCACGAGcaggggaagaagagagaacACACTCCTAAAGCATCGTACGGATACGGAGGGAAGTTTGGCGTGGAGAAGGACCGAATGGACAAG GGGGCTATGGGTCACGACTACGTGGCCAAGGTCAAGCAGCACTCCTCCCAGACAGATGCGGCTCAAGGGTTTGGCGGGAAATTTGGCGTTCAGAAGGAccgtgttgatgag tcTGCCATGGGCTTTGAATACAAAGGGGAAGTGCAGCAACATGCGTCTCAGAGAG ATCATTCGAAGGGATTTGGAGGAAAGTACGGCGTGGAGAAGGACAAAGTGGACAAGGCCGCGCTGGGGTACGACTATAAAAGCCAGACGGAGAAGCACCAGTCGCAAAAAG ATTATTCAAAGGGCTTTGGGGGGAAGTTCGGCGTGGAGAAGGACAAAGTAGATAAAGCAGCTTTGGGCTACGACTACAAAGGGGCGACGGAGAAACATCAGTCACAAAAAG ATTACTCAGCAGGTTTCGGGGGTCGATATGGAGTACAGGCCGATCGCCAAGATAAG AGCGCTGTCGGCTTCTCAGATATTGAAGCACCGTCCTCTGcttatgaaaagacacaaccCCTGGAGGCCT cgTCGTCAGGCGCAGGGAAGCTGAAGGCTCGTTTTGAGAACATGGCCAAAGCTTCAGACGAGGAGAACCGGAAGAAAGTTGATGAAGAGCGAGTGAGGAGACAggccagagagaagagggagcgagaggaggcCAAACGTAGACAGCAG GAGCAGAGCAGCAAAGAGGAGGAACGTTCTCCACCTCCTGTTCCATGTGTGGCTCCAGAGTACGAGATGCCAGCGGAAATACACCATTACATGCCAGAGATACAAGAAAGACCAGAACCAGAGCTTGAACCTGAACCAGAATATGAGCCTGAGCCTGAACCAGAATATGAGCCTGAGCCAGAGCCTGAGCCTGAACCAGAATATGAGTCAGAGCCTG AGGATGAACCAGAGTACGAGGAGCCTCCAGATTTGCCTCCACGCTCAGAAGATTTCCTCGAACTTGAGGCCCCACCGCTTCCTGACAGGTcggcagaggtggaggaagatgaCGGGGATTATGATGCAATTGCTGaacggcctcctcctcttcctcctgtggaGACAG ATGACAATGAGTATGAAGACCTGACATGTGGACAGAAGGCAATAGCCATTTACGACTATCAGGGAG AGGCGGACGATGAGATCTCCTTCAACCCAGACGACGTGATCAACAACATAGAGATGATCGACGAAGGCTGGTGGAAGGGAGAGTGTCACGGACGCACCGGTCTGTTCCCAGCTACTTATGTTCAGCTCATGTAG
- the llph gene encoding protein LLP homolog, which yields MAKSLRSKWKRKMRAEKRKKNAPKELARLKQALNLDKKGDALMADVQEIATVVPADKIIKQQADDEGKMDMDAKRNKTTLLDENGQYPVWMSQRQAKKMKGKRMAKKGGKGKKKKGIAW from the exons ATGGCAAAAAGCCTGCGGAGCAAGTGGAAGAGGAAGATGCGCgcggagaagaggaagaaaaacgcCCCCAAGGAGCTGGCTCGTCTGAAGCAGGCTCTGAATTTGGACAAGAAAGGAGACGCTCTCATGGCTGACGTGCAGGAGATCGCCACCGTGGTGCCGGCGGACAAGATCATAAAGCAGCAGGCTGATGACG AGGGGAAGATGGACATGGACGCCAAACGCAACAAGACAACCCTGTTGGACGAAAACGGACAGTACCCTGTGTGGATGAGCCAGCGTCAGGCCAAGAAGATGAAAGGCAAGCGGATGGCAAAGAAAGGTGGAAagggcaagaagaagaagggcaTCGCCTGGTGA